CTTGCCCTCGTGCCGAGCCACCTGGAGGAGGAGGTGGGCCGCGGCCCCGAAGCCGTAGAAGCCCAGGACCTTCCGGTCCCGCACCAGGCGGTAGGCCCGGTAGCCGATGAGCCCGGCGCAGAGCCAAGGGGCCAGGCCCTCGGGGGGAAGGCCCTCGGGGAGGGGATAGGCGTAGTCCGCCCGGACCGAGGTGTACTCCGCAAACCCCCCGTCCCGGTGGTAGCCGGTGAAGACCGCCTCTCGGCAGAGGTTCTCCTGGCCCCTCTGGCAGTACTTGCAGCGCCCGCAGGCCCCTCCCAGCCATCCCACCCCGAGCCTGGCCTCCAGGGGGATGCCCTCCACCCCCTCCCCCAGGGCCGCCACCCGGCCCACGATCTGGTGGCCCGGCGCGAGGGGAAGCCTGGGCGGGGGGAGCTCCCCGTCGGCGATGTGCTGGTCGGTGCGGCACACCCCGCAGGCCTCCACCCGCAGGAGGACCTCCCCGGGGCCGGGGGTGGGGACGGGGCAGTCCTCCAGGACGAGGGGCCTGCCCACCTCCTGCAAGACCATGGCCCGCATGCCC
The genomic region above belongs to Thermus sediminis and contains:
- a CDS encoding zinc-dependent alcohol dehydrogenase family protein, encoding MRAMVLQEVGRPLVLEDCPVPTPGPGEVLLRVEACGVCRTDQHIADGELPPPRLPLAPGHQIVGRVAALGEGVEGIPLEARLGVGWLGGACGRCKYCQRGQENLCREAVFTGYHRDGGFAEYTSVRADYAYPLPEGLPPEGLAPWLCAGLIGYRAYRLVRDRKVLGFYGFGAAAHLLLQVARHEGKRVYAFVRPGDEAAKAFALELGAAWAGDSTETPPEPLEGAILFAPVGALVPKALADLEPGGVAVLAGIHMSPIPEMPYRLLWEERVLRSVANLTREDARAFLAVAPQVPLRAEVEVLRLEEAERALEALRRGGTRGALVLIP